The Pedobacter ginsengisoli region ATATGTTTTGCCCTTTAGCACACTACTTATCGCTTCCATCAGTTCCTCCTTTGTGGCATTTTTTAAAACGTATCCTAGTGCGCCATTGTCTATCATGTTTTTGATAATAGCCTGCTGGTTAAATGTACTTAACCCTAGCACAGCTACCGAAGGATACAATTGCTTTACTTCTTTACACAAATCTATTCCACTTTTATCCGGAAGGTTCACATCCATTAATATCACATCTGGTTCGTGTAGCTTAAGAAAACTTAAACAAGATTCTGCATTGGTGGCATGCCCCATCCAGTCAAGTGTCTTTTCGTTTTGAAGTAAATAACGAATACCCTCTATCACCATGTAATGATCATCTACTACAAAAACACCTACTTTCATTGTTTGTTATTAAATATTAATCTCTATCATTACCGAAGTGCCTTTGCCCGGGCCAGATTGCACGTCTATTTTTCCCTTTAAAAACTCAACCCGGTTTTGAATATTCGACCATCCCATTCCATTAGCTTGTTTTAACAGGCTGGTGTCAAAACCATTTCCATCATCTTCTACCGTAACGGCCAATAGTTTTTCTTGTTCAGATTGATGAACCTGTACAAGTACATTTTTGGCATTGGCATGTTTAATTGCATTATTGAGCAACTCCTGTATAATGCGATAAATGGTAACTGATGTTGTTTGTGTTATATCTGCTTCCAGCATCCCTACCGACTGATAGTTTACATGTAGCACACTACTACGGTCTACCTCTGCACAAAATTCTTTCAAGGCAGTATCCAACCCATATTTTACCAGTATTTCTGGCATCATGTTATGTGCCACTCTACGCATTTCCTGAATGGAGCTGTCCAACATATCAATGCTGCGCTCAAAAGCATGTGCATTGTCAGGAGTCATTATTAAGTTTTCCTTCATAGTGCTTAATGAAAATTTAATGCCACTTAGCATCCCTCCCAACCCATCATGCAAATCTTTGGCAAGGCGGGTACGCTCCTGCTCTTCGCCCTTTAGTACTGCTTCAGTAGCGGTAAGTTGTTTTTCTGTTTCTAACTCATCTATCTTTGCCTGTTGCAGGTTTTGGCGGTGCTTATAGTTGCGATAAACAAGCAAAGCGATGATCAGGAAAGCAATAGAGCTTCCAATTAAAATATAGTTTAAGGTGTTTTTTTGGCGAAGCTGCGATTGTTGCAGTTTTATTTGCGCTTCTTTTTTTTGCGTTTCAAATTTCTTTTCTATTGAAATAATTTTTTGCTGCAATTCATCACCCCTTATTTCGTTTTCCAACAACTGCATTTGGTCTCTTACTTTTTCTCCGGCTATAATATCATGCTGTGCATAAAGCACAGAAGATAATACCTGCATAGATTCAAATTTATCATACTTTGTTGCTGCACTATCTGCTAATTTTATAGAAGCTACAGAAAAGGCTTTTGCTTTATCAAAAT contains the following coding sequences:
- a CDS encoding sensor histidine kinase, yielding MKKLGLILIILLIGIAGWGQSITKKDSLLKLLPKAKEDTTKVLLYIDIGNLYELDSPQTAQKYYLMAGNLSKRLGYKRGIIKYISNYTAILNEKGGFEKSLVLNKQAFQIARDINDKLYIAKTAANIGNNFNYLNESDSAIYYYETAGRYFEEIGNNYLLARMYEMEQLVYQNMGRYKKALQYGKMAVKELRASKDSVDLGRSLLNLANSYQSNYFPDSAMNYYKEALAISQKIKYVSGESASLLGIGNIYFHRFDADQMKPYYEKALALAKESDDPRGEAIATRGMALYYFLVKNFDKAKAFSVASIKLADSAATKYDKFESMQVLSSVLYAQHDIIAGEKVRDQMQLLENEIRGDELQQKIISIEKKFETQKKEAQIKLQQSQLRQKNTLNYILIGSSIAFLIIALLVYRNYKHRQNLQQAKIDELETEKQLTATEAVLKGEEQERTRLAKDLHDGLGGMLSGIKFSLSTMKENLIMTPDNAHAFERSIDMLDSSIQEMRRVAHNMMPEILVKYGLDTALKEFCAEVDRSSVLHVNYQSVGMLEADITQTTSVTIYRIIQELLNNAIKHANAKNVLVQVHQSEQEKLLAVTVEDDGNGFDTSLLKQANGMGWSNIQNRVEFLKGKIDVQSGPGKGTSVMIEINI
- a CDS encoding response regulator is translated as MKVGVFVVDDHYMVIEGIRYLLQNEKTLDWMGHATNAESCLSFLKLHEPDVILMDVNLPDKSGIDLCKEVKQLYPSVAVLGLSTFNQQAIIKNMIDNGALGYVLKNATKEELMEAISSVLKGKTYYSLEVLSSLRQPVPNQLLITRREKEVLLLIAEGLTNAEISEKLFISIPTVNTHRKSLLEKFEVKNTAMLIGKAIKLGLA